The following proteins are co-located in the Rhodococcus opacus B4 genome:
- a CDS encoding copper chaperone PCu(A)C — protein MSSFTLRSLAAGGACAAVLLTGCSSSTDAPATEADAITVSDQWVKAADTGMSAAFAQLTNTGDRDVRIVSVSSPASTRMELHEIATGADGATVMREKQGGVTIAANGTHALAPGEDHLMLMELTAPLTPGVTTTFTLTFEDGSTTDFDAQVRDFSGNQENYDPSGGHDSPAPAATAPGHGG, from the coding sequence ATGTCTTCCTTCACTCTTCGAAGCCTCGCCGCCGGTGGCGCCTGCGCGGCCGTGCTGCTGACCGGATGCTCCTCGAGCACGGACGCCCCCGCGACCGAGGCGGATGCGATCACCGTGTCCGACCAGTGGGTCAAGGCCGCCGACACCGGCATGAGTGCGGCGTTCGCGCAGCTGACCAACACCGGCGACCGGGACGTGCGGATCGTGTCCGTGTCCAGCCCGGCCTCCACCCGAATGGAACTGCACGAAATCGCCACCGGCGCGGACGGCGCCACCGTCATGCGGGAGAAGCAGGGCGGCGTCACCATCGCGGCGAACGGCACCCACGCCCTCGCCCCGGGCGAGGACCACCTGATGTTGATGGAACTGACTGCCCCACTCACCCCCGGCGTGACCACCACCTTCACCCTCACCTTCGAAGACGGATCGACCACCGACTTCGACGCGCAGGTGCGTGACTTCTCCGGCAACCAGGAGAATTACGACCCCTCCGGCGGCCACGACTCCCCCGCGCCGGCGGCAACCGCACCCGGACACGGTGGCTGA
- a CDS encoding Dyp-type peroxidase: protein MAERQTPPTRGLSRRHLFGAGAAALGAAGLGWGAQEIVDHRTTEATAEGGLTEPFHGPHQGGIATPPQAHAQFVGVDLRENADRATVAGLLKVWTQDAARLTAGTSALADTEPELAATPARLTVTVGLGPGVFGAADVTDRQPSWLRPLPAFPIDRLNENSWGQTDLLLQVCADDPVTVAHAVRVLTKNVRSLVTVRWSQRGFRNARRSHPEGTTMRNLMGQVDGTVNPDPDTEEFDRLVWDDGSAHRWLTGGTSLVLRRIRMELDTWEEIDRPGRELTVGRTLDTGAPLTGTDEHDDPDFTATDRFGIPVIPPGSHIARAHHTHDGERFHRRAYNYDDPPQPGQVSNSGLIFASYQRDIDTQFLPVQQRLAEFDALNQWTTPIGSAVYALPPGTDPGGYLGDTLLEATA from the coding sequence GTGGCTGAGCGGCAGACACCGCCGACCCGTGGCCTGAGTCGGCGGCACCTGTTCGGAGCAGGTGCCGCCGCGCTCGGAGCCGCCGGACTCGGCTGGGGCGCACAAGAGATCGTCGACCACCGCACCACCGAGGCCACCGCGGAGGGCGGGCTGACCGAACCGTTCCACGGCCCGCATCAGGGTGGGATCGCGACCCCGCCACAGGCGCACGCCCAGTTCGTCGGCGTGGACCTGCGGGAGAACGCCGACCGCGCCACTGTCGCCGGCCTGCTGAAAGTGTGGACACAGGACGCTGCCCGGCTGACCGCCGGCACGTCGGCGCTGGCGGACACCGAACCCGAACTCGCGGCCACCCCGGCCCGGTTGACCGTCACCGTGGGTCTGGGTCCCGGAGTGTTCGGCGCCGCCGACGTCACGGACCGGCAGCCGTCGTGGCTACGACCGCTACCCGCGTTTCCGATCGATCGACTCAACGAGAATTCTTGGGGGCAAACGGATCTGCTGCTTCAGGTGTGCGCCGACGACCCTGTCACGGTGGCGCACGCGGTCCGGGTGCTGACCAAGAACGTGCGCTCGCTGGTAACGGTTCGCTGGTCCCAACGCGGGTTCCGCAATGCTCGCCGCAGCCACCCCGAGGGCACCACAATGCGCAACCTGATGGGGCAGGTCGACGGCACCGTCAACCCAGACCCGGACACGGAGGAGTTCGACCGCCTGGTCTGGGACGACGGCAGCGCCCATCGATGGCTGACCGGTGGCACGTCCCTGGTGCTTCGACGGATCCGGATGGAACTGGACACCTGGGAAGAAATCGACCGGCCCGGAAGGGAATTGACGGTCGGGCGCACACTCGATACCGGGGCGCCGCTGACCGGCACCGACGAACACGACGACCCCGACTTCACCGCCACCGACAGGTTCGGCATCCCGGTGATCCCGCCGGGCTCGCATATTGCCCGCGCCCACCACACCCACGACGGGGAACGGTTCCACCGCCGCGCCTACAACTACGACGACCCACCCCAGCCCGGGCAGGTGTCGAACTCTGGGTTGATTTTCGCCTCCTACCAACGAGACATCGACACCCAGTTCCTGCCCGTCCAGCAGCGACTCGCCGAGTTCGACGCCCTCAACCAGTGGACGACCCCGATCGGCTCCGCCGTCTACGCCCTGCCACCGGGCACCGACCCGGGCGGCTACCTCGGCGACACCCTGCTGGAGGCCACGGCCTGA